A part of Melittangium boletus DSM 14713 genomic DNA contains:
- a CDS encoding glutathione S-transferase family protein, producing the protein MTLKLYAHPFSSYCQKVLIALYENALPFELRKLDNAQAAEELAALWPLKRFPVLVDEDRTVMEASIIIEHLQLYHPGPVRLIPEDPRAALEVRTLDRFFDNYVSTPQQKIVFNQIRPEAHRDPHGVAEARAMLDTAYGWLDGVMASREWAAGTTFSLADCAAAPFLFYADWTHAIDARFANVRAYRQRLLARPSFARAVDEARPYRAFFPLGAPDRD; encoded by the coding sequence ATGACCCTGAAGCTCTATGCGCACCCGTTTTCGTCGTACTGCCAGAAGGTGTTGATCGCGCTCTACGAGAACGCCCTCCCCTTCGAGCTGCGCAAGCTCGACAATGCCCAGGCGGCGGAGGAACTCGCGGCGCTCTGGCCGCTCAAGCGCTTTCCCGTTCTGGTGGACGAGGATCGCACGGTGATGGAGGCGAGCATCATCATCGAGCACTTGCAGCTGTATCACCCGGGTCCGGTCCGGCTGATTCCCGAGGACCCACGCGCGGCCCTCGAGGTGCGGACCCTGGACCGCTTCTTCGACAACTACGTGTCCACGCCGCAGCAGAAGATCGTCTTCAACCAGATTCGGCCCGAGGCCCATCGCGACCCCCATGGCGTGGCGGAAGCACGGGCGATGCTCGACACGGCGTATGGCTGGCTCGACGGCGTCATGGCGAGCCGCGAATGGGCGGCTGGCACGACCTTCAGCCTCGCGGACTGCGCCGCCGCGCCGTTCCTGTTCTATGCGGACTGGACGCATGCGATCGACGCGCGGTTCGCCAACGTCCGCGCGTATCGCCAGCGGCTGCTGGCACGGCCGTCGTTCGCGCGCGCCGTCGACGAGGCACGGCCCTATCGCGCCTTCTTTCCGCTGGGCGCGCCGGATCGCGACTAG
- a CDS encoding class I SAM-dependent methyltransferase: MSAQYDQIGDKVANWDVLPVRSEYMEGYTLFKALGTVKGKSVLDVACGDGLYTRQFKERGATRVVGVDISEEMIRNARRQEEAQPLGLAYHVSDVADMPLLGAFDIVTAVYLLHYASSPEHMLRMCRNIHAQLKPGGSFVTYAFNPEFSAKGPNSTRYGITMLDFPEVPREGQTISAELHTKSPFTIHFSYWSRSTHEQALRAAGFHTLTWSRPECSPEGLTKYGHAFWRDYIDNPHAVALRCER, from the coding sequence ATGTCGGCACAGTATGACCAGATTGGAGACAAGGTCGCGAACTGGGATGTGTTACCCGTGCGCTCCGAGTACATGGAGGGATACACCCTCTTCAAGGCACTGGGCACCGTGAAGGGGAAGAGTGTCCTCGACGTGGCCTGTGGCGACGGGCTGTACACGCGGCAGTTCAAGGAGCGTGGCGCCACACGGGTGGTGGGCGTGGACATCTCGGAGGAGATGATTCGCAATGCCCGGCGGCAGGAAGAGGCTCAACCGCTGGGCCTCGCGTACCACGTGTCCGATGTCGCCGACATGCCCTTGCTGGGCGCCTTCGACATCGTGACGGCCGTCTACCTGCTGCACTATGCGAGCTCGCCCGAGCACATGCTCCGGATGTGCCGGAACATCCATGCCCAACTGAAGCCGGGGGGCAGCTTCGTCACCTACGCGTTCAATCCCGAGTTCAGCGCGAAGGGCCCCAACAGCACCCGTTATGGAATCACGATGCTGGATTTCCCGGAGGTCCCCCGCGAGGGACAGACGATCTCCGCGGAGTTGCACACGAAGAGCCCCTTCACCATCCACTTCTCCTACTGGAGCCGGAGCACGCACGAGCAGGCGCTTCGCGCGGCGGGATTCCACACCCTCACCTGGTCGCGCCCCGAATGCTCCCCGGAAGGGCTCACGAAGTACGGCCATGCGTTCTGGCGGGATTACATCGACAACCCGCATGCGGTGGCCCTGCGCTGCGAGCGATGA
- a CDS encoding RICIN domain-containing protein: protein MKIKNIGFLVGASLLTFTLVAEAADSFRDETQARGTYFHTEVHPPHWMPWTTDGAPALVTGPSFLTHGLRCSGRYCDDVSLLNVESGYTQTNSWWTDSFSEEGTNEQVCANNGFVTGIGCSGDYCDSISLRCSQINNGGVRSNCYWTEAVSDESGGKFVAPESLYLAGIRCSGRYCDNKQLYLCQANNGGPSFDLSTLAKRYAPRLRFDQETTTGSGEQSKCFPSDAATYFAQRAQGASPISLCNQDYSTIRNNLVPAYYLATQVGTNTVLIRYWYFYAWQSTCFVSAGSHAADWESMTVLVVDGQLSRVAFYQHGGWYSREAGSYETVEGTHPVAYVGKNAHGSYHDSGGSGGCLYFEDYRNPGGNDYRMDTWNNLVPLTRGSGSPAWMNCTGSGCFDGIGHPIEQTGDLRSMRGCGKDGCDKSSVGENIPFQNDPTGADHTAVHVQHSGKVIDVPGASTSEGVKLTQFSNRGVDNERWMLESAGGEYFTLRVRHSGKCMDVAGSSTTAGTNVLQHTCNGGDNQKFRLIPYGNGYFALQAKHSNQCLDIAGGSMDDGGFLVQWPCAWTANESFRFAR from the coding sequence ATGAAGATCAAAAACATAGGCTTCCTTGTCGGCGCCTCCCTTCTCACGTTCACCCTGGTGGCGGAGGCCGCTGACAGCTTCCGCGACGAGACTCAGGCGCGCGGCACGTACTTCCATACGGAGGTGCATCCTCCGCACTGGATGCCGTGGACCACCGATGGTGCGCCCGCGCTCGTGACTGGCCCCTCCTTCCTGACGCACGGTCTGCGCTGCAGCGGTCGCTACTGCGACGACGTGAGCCTGCTCAACGTGGAGTCTGGATATACGCAGACGAACAGTTGGTGGACGGACTCCTTTTCCGAGGAGGGCACGAACGAGCAGGTGTGCGCCAACAATGGCTTCGTGACGGGCATTGGCTGCTCGGGTGACTACTGCGACAGCATTTCCCTCCGGTGTTCGCAGATCAACAACGGCGGTGTGCGCTCGAACTGCTATTGGACGGAGGCCGTCTCGGACGAGAGTGGCGGGAAGTTCGTGGCTCCGGAGTCCCTGTACCTCGCGGGCATCCGGTGCTCGGGCCGCTACTGTGACAACAAGCAGCTCTATCTCTGTCAAGCAAACAACGGGGGACCGTCGTTTGATTTGAGCACGCTGGCGAAGCGGTATGCCCCCCGCCTTCGCTTCGACCAGGAGACCACCACGGGCTCCGGTGAGCAGAGCAAGTGCTTCCCGAGCGACGCCGCCACGTACTTCGCGCAACGCGCGCAAGGCGCATCCCCCATTTCGCTCTGCAACCAGGACTATTCGACGATTCGAAACAACCTGGTGCCGGCCTACTACCTCGCGACCCAGGTCGGAACGAACACGGTGCTCATCCGCTATTGGTACTTCTATGCGTGGCAGAGCACGTGTTTCGTCAGCGCGGGCTCTCACGCCGCGGACTGGGAGTCCATGACGGTCCTGGTCGTGGATGGGCAGTTGAGCCGGGTCGCGTTCTACCAGCACGGCGGATGGTACAGCCGGGAAGCCGGTTCGTACGAGACCGTGGAGGGGACGCATCCGGTCGCCTACGTTGGGAAGAACGCCCACGGCTCCTACCATGACTCCGGCGGGTCGGGCGGCTGCCTCTACTTCGAGGACTACCGCAATCCCGGCGGCAACGACTACCGCATGGATACCTGGAACAACCTCGTGCCGCTCACCCGGGGCAGCGGCTCTCCCGCGTGGATGAACTGCACGGGCTCGGGCTGCTTCGATGGGATCGGTCATCCGATCGAACAAACGGGTGACCTGCGCTCCATGCGCGGCTGTGGGAAGGACGGCTGCGATAAGTCTTCCGTCGGGGAGAACATTCCCTTCCAGAACGACCCGACGGGCGCGGATCATACGGCGGTCCATGTCCAGCACAGTGGAAAGGTGATCGATGTCCCCGGGGCAAGCACCAGTGAGGGTGTGAAGCTCACCCAATTCTCGAACCGGGGCGTGGACAACGAGCGATGGATGCTCGAGTCGGCGGGAGGCGAGTACTTCACGTTGCGCGTACGCCACAGCGGCAAGTGCATGGACGTGGCCGGATCTTCCACGACGGCCGGCACGAACGTGCTCCAGCACACCTGCAATGGCGGCGACAACCAGAAGTTCCGCCTGATCCCCTACGGCAACGGGTACTTCGCGCTTCAGGCGAAGCACAGCAATCAATGCCTGGACATCGCGGGCGGCTCCATGGACGACGGTGGTTTCCTGGTCCAGTGGCCGTGTGCTTGGACGGCGAACGAGAGCTTCCGCTTCGCGCGGTGA
- a CDS encoding fumarylacetoacetate hydrolase family protein, producing the protein MKLASLNVGRDGRLVVVSKDLSRQADASAVVPTLQAALDDWERHAPPLRALAEQLERGALAGEPFDPARCAAPLPRAYQWADGSAYVNHVELVRKARKAEMPATFWTDPLMYQGGSDGFLGPRQPIPLADEAWGCDMEGEVVVVTNDVPLGATREQALGAIVLVGLVNDVSLRNLIPGELAKGFGFFQSKPASAFSPVFVTPDELGAAWREGKLHRRLEVFLDGQPFGRADAGVDMTFDFGTLIAHAAKTRTLCAGTLIGSGTVSNRGADGGPGKTVAEGGVGYSCLAELRTVETLQSGAPKTPFLKRGNRVRIEMRDEAGTIFGAIDQVVGD; encoded by the coding sequence ATGAAGCTCGCATCCCTGAACGTGGGGCGGGATGGCCGCCTCGTCGTCGTTTCGAAGGATCTCTCGCGGCAGGCGGACGCGTCGGCCGTCGTCCCGACCTTGCAGGCCGCGCTCGACGATTGGGAGCGCCACGCCCCGCCGTTGCGCGCGCTCGCGGAGCAGCTGGAGAGGGGTGCGCTCGCGGGCGAGCCATTCGATCCGGCGCGGTGTGCGGCGCCATTGCCTCGCGCCTACCAGTGGGCGGACGGCTCGGCGTACGTGAATCACGTCGAACTGGTGCGCAAGGCACGCAAGGCGGAGATGCCGGCGACGTTCTGGACCGATCCGTTGATGTACCAGGGGGGCTCCGACGGCTTCCTCGGCCCGCGCCAGCCCATCCCGCTCGCCGACGAGGCGTGGGGCTGCGACATGGAGGGCGAAGTCGTGGTCGTGACGAACGACGTGCCCCTCGGCGCCACGCGCGAGCAGGCGCTCGGGGCGATCGTGCTGGTCGGGCTCGTCAACGACGTGTCGCTGCGAAACCTGATTCCGGGGGAGCTGGCGAAGGGCTTCGGGTTCTTCCAGTCCAAGCCCGCCTCGGCGTTCTCACCGGTGTTCGTCACGCCCGACGAACTGGGAGCCGCGTGGCGTGAGGGCAAGCTGCACCGCCGCCTCGAGGTCTTCCTCGACGGCCAGCCCTTCGGGCGCGCGGACGCGGGGGTCGACATGACGTTCGACTTCGGCACGCTGATCGCCCACGCGGCCAAGACGCGGACGCTGTGCGCGGGGACGCTCATCGGCTCTGGCACGGTGTCGAACCGGGGAGCTGACGGGGGGCCCGGAAAAACAGTGGCCGAGGGCGGCGTGGGCTACTCGTGCCTCGCGGAGTTGCGCACGGTCGAGACGCTTCAGAGCGGCGCGCCCAAGACGCCGTTCCTGAAGCGTGGCAACCGGGTGCGCATCGAGATGCGGGACGAGGCCGGCACGATCTTCGGGGCCATCGACCAGGTGGTTGGAGACTGA
- the hmgA gene encoding homogentisate 1,2-dioxygenase, giving the protein MDTIRHLSGFGNEHASEAIAGALPVGQNTPQRVAFDLYAEQISGTSFTAPRGENRRTWFYRLRPSAAHPPYRRTESRGLSSGPFNEVPPSPNRLRWNPLPLPTEPTTFLEGLFTLGGNGSPALASGAAVHLYVANASMVDTAFFNADGEFLIVPQSGTIRIVTELGVLEVPPGHVALVPRGVRMRVELPGGPVRGYICENYGAPFRLPELGPIGSNGLANPRDFLAPVASYEDIERPTRVVQKFQGNLWETTLDHSPFDVVAWHGTHVPYTYDLARFNTLNTVSFDHPDPSIFTVLTSPSETPGTANCDFVIFPPRWMVAEHTFRPPWFHRNVMSELMGLVHGVYDAKADQFVPGGASLHNCMSAHGPDRKTYEAAVAADLAPRKIDNTLAFMFETRWVIAPTRAAMESPALQSDYDACWADLRKAQVPAKEGTPS; this is encoded by the coding sequence ATGGATACGATCCGCCATCTCTCAGGATTCGGGAACGAGCACGCATCGGAGGCGATCGCTGGCGCGCTTCCGGTCGGCCAGAACACGCCGCAGCGCGTCGCGTTCGACCTCTACGCCGAACAGATCTCGGGCACGTCGTTCACCGCGCCGCGCGGTGAGAACCGGCGGACGTGGTTCTATCGACTGCGGCCGAGCGCGGCCCACCCGCCGTACCGGCGGACGGAGTCACGGGGGCTGAGCAGCGGGCCATTCAACGAGGTGCCCCCATCGCCCAACCGGCTGCGCTGGAATCCGCTGCCGCTGCCGACGGAGCCGACGACGTTCCTCGAGGGGCTGTTCACGCTGGGCGGCAATGGTTCGCCAGCCCTCGCCTCGGGCGCGGCGGTGCATCTCTACGTCGCGAACGCCTCGATGGTCGACACCGCGTTCTTCAACGCCGACGGCGAGTTCCTCATCGTCCCGCAGTCCGGGACGATCCGGATCGTGACCGAGCTGGGCGTCCTGGAGGTTCCGCCCGGCCACGTCGCGCTCGTCCCGCGCGGAGTGCGCATGCGCGTGGAGCTGCCCGGCGGGCCCGTGCGAGGCTACATCTGCGAGAACTACGGCGCGCCCTTCAGGCTGCCCGAGCTGGGACCCATCGGCTCCAATGGCCTCGCGAACCCGCGAGACTTCCTCGCGCCGGTGGCGAGCTACGAGGACATCGAGCGGCCGACGCGCGTCGTGCAGAAGTTCCAGGGCAACCTCTGGGAAACGACGCTCGACCACTCGCCGTTCGACGTGGTCGCGTGGCACGGCACGCACGTGCCGTACACCTATGACCTCGCGCGCTTCAACACCCTCAACACGGTGAGCTTCGATCACCCCGACCCGTCCATCTTCACGGTGCTGACATCGCCGAGCGAGACCCCAGGGACCGCGAACTGTGACTTCGTGATCTTCCCGCCTCGGTGGATGGTCGCGGAGCACACGTTCCGGCCGCCGTGGTTCCATCGCAACGTGATGAGCGAGTTGATGGGACTGGTCCACGGTGTCTACGACGCCAAGGCGGACCAGTTCGTGCCGGGCGGAGCATCACTCCACAACTGCATGAGCGCCCACGGCCCCGACCGGAAGACCTACGAGGCGGCGGTCGCCGCGGACCTCGCGCCGCGGAAGATCGATAACACGCTCGCGTTCATGTTCGAGACGCGCTGGGTCATCGCGCCGACGCGCGCGGCGATGGAGAGCCCGGCGCTGCAATCCGATTACGACGCCTGCTGGGCCGACCTCCGCAAGGCCCAGGTGCCCGCCAAGGAAGGAACCCCATCATGA
- a CDS encoding MarR family winged helix-turn-helix transcriptional regulator: MSLTLDEFLPYRLSVAANVVSQRIARVYAEQYGLSTQEWRLIAVLGEDGERTQLDLVKRTRMEKVPVSRAARSLEERGLVRRATNESDARSRRLSLTAAGRRIYERVAPAALEAEAEVLAELEPSERAVLRSLLERVERTTIRALKRNP, translated from the coding sequence GTGAGCCTGACCCTCGACGAATTCCTCCCCTACCGCCTCTCGGTCGCCGCGAATGTCGTCAGCCAACGAATCGCGCGCGTCTACGCGGAGCAATACGGCCTGAGCACGCAGGAGTGGCGGCTCATCGCGGTGCTCGGGGAAGACGGCGAGCGCACGCAGCTCGACCTCGTCAAGCGCACGCGGATGGAGAAGGTCCCGGTGAGCCGCGCCGCGCGCTCCCTCGAGGAGCGCGGTCTGGTCCGGCGCGCCACGAACGAGAGCGACGCACGCTCGCGCCGCTTGTCACTGACCGCCGCGGGCCGCCGCATCTACGAGCGCGTGGCCCCCGCTGCACTCGAGGCCGAGGCCGAGGTGCTCGCCGAACTCGAGCCGAGCGAGCGCGCGGTGTTGCGCTCGCTGCTCGAGCGTGTCGAGCGCACCACGATCCGCGCCCTGAAGCGCAACCCCTGA
- a CDS encoding DUF1501 domain-containing protein has product MTLSRRLFLRGASSTLGLLAASSTLPRWLGTAEAATLGGYAGYRAAVCVFLLGGNDGNNVLVPLKSGPYGQYRDARPNIGFDTSELLAINPVGQDAASYGLHPSLTKIRALFEQERAALLCNVGPLVKPMRKADYTNGTVARPDNLFSHSDQQDAWASAIANPSTAALPLALIGKATGWGGRTADKLHGLNPGEYPEVTSFGGKPLFAVGAERQPMMVSSSGVLAFRETGDANFSALQANALAQVVALDNGVALEASYGGVFTTAQTFAAARAAARETAWNQLPPATRDSLDALFVPPAGATNWTLHTQLYQVLRDLIAGAMPTALTGLGVRRQVYSVGLGGFDTHTNQRQTQDALLAELDFALDAFHQAVALLRTETAFGSSPPQATLFTMSDFSRTLMENSDRGTDHGWGNHSIVIGERVQGRRLYGTFPSLNLSGGAVNNPDTTDAKGRWIPSLTVDQYSFSVASWLGLSTAAERDYVFPNLSGYVAAAVAGGFPTSARAYKVAFMQPDA; this is encoded by the coding sequence ATGACGCTCTCACGACGCCTGTTCCTGCGCGGCGCCTCCAGCACCCTGGGGCTTCTCGCCGCTTCCTCGACCCTTCCCCGCTGGCTCGGCACGGCGGAGGCCGCCACCCTCGGTGGCTACGCCGGCTACCGCGCGGCGGTCTGCGTCTTCCTGCTGGGCGGCAATGACGGCAACAACGTCCTCGTTCCCCTGAAGAGCGGTCCGTACGGGCAATACCGCGACGCGCGGCCGAACATCGGCTTCGACACGTCCGAGCTGCTCGCCATCAACCCGGTGGGCCAAGACGCGGCCTCCTACGGACTGCACCCCTCGCTCACGAAGATCCGCGCGCTCTTCGAGCAGGAGCGCGCCGCGCTGCTGTGCAACGTGGGGCCCCTGGTGAAGCCCATGCGGAAGGCCGATTACACCAACGGCACGGTGGCCCGGCCCGACAACCTGTTCTCCCACAGCGACCAGCAGGACGCCTGGGCGAGCGCCATCGCGAACCCCTCCACCGCGGCGCTGCCCCTGGCGCTCATCGGCAAGGCCACCGGTTGGGGCGGCCGGACGGCGGACAAGCTGCACGGGCTCAACCCAGGGGAGTACCCGGAGGTGACCTCGTTCGGGGGCAAGCCGCTCTTCGCCGTGGGCGCGGAGCGGCAGCCGATGATGGTGTCATCCAGCGGCGTGCTCGCGTTCCGCGAAACGGGCGACGCCAACTTCAGCGCCCTCCAGGCGAACGCGCTGGCCCAGGTGGTCGCCCTCGACAACGGCGTGGCGCTGGAGGCGTCTTACGGCGGGGTCTTCACCACGGCGCAGACATTCGCCGCGGCGCGTGCCGCCGCTCGGGAGACGGCCTGGAATCAGCTTCCACCGGCGACGCGTGACAGCCTGGACGCGCTGTTCGTCCCGCCCGCGGGAGCGACGAACTGGACGCTGCACACCCAGCTCTACCAGGTGCTCCGCGACCTCATCGCGGGAGCCATGCCCACGGCGCTCACCGGGCTGGGCGTCCGGAGGCAGGTGTACTCGGTGGGGCTGGGCGGCTTCGACACCCACACGAACCAGCGGCAGACGCAGGACGCGCTGCTCGCGGAGCTCGACTTCGCTCTCGACGCCTTCCACCAGGCGGTGGCCCTGCTCCGGACAGAAACGGCCTTTGGCTCGAGCCCGCCGCAGGCCACGCTCTTCACGATGAGCGACTTCAGCCGCACCCTGATGGAGAACTCGGACCGGGGTACCGACCACGGCTGGGGAAATCACTCCATCGTGATCGGAGAGCGCGTCCAGGGGCGCCGCCTCTACGGCACCTTCCCCAGCCTAAACCTGTCGGGGGGCGCGGTGAACAACCCGGACACCACCGACGCCAAGGGGCGCTGGATTCCATCGCTGACGGTGGACCAGTACTCCTTCTCCGTCGCCTCCTGGCTGGGGCTGTCGACGGCGGCGGAGCGCGACTACGTGTTCCCGAACCTCTCGGGCTACGTGGCCGCCGCGGTGGCCGGCGGATTCCCCACCTCCGCGCGGGCCTACAAGGTCGCGTTCATGCAGCCAGACGCATAG
- a CDS encoding DUF1800 domain-containing protein: MKRPIALALAVCATACAPAESASDTPAHAQPGQKEQGAGTLATSEANAIRFLEQATFGPRRAQGTGPLPIDSVEQVAAVGITQSITAQFNAPRSTFDAEATADLSSQFFSNAIQGEDQLRQRVAFALSQIFVVSQNGIPNPQGTPENEPRLAMAGYLNLLSQRAFGNFRQLLEAITLDPAMGTYLDMANNKAFKANGQPVQPNENYAREMLQLFTLGLHQLNEDGTEKRDANDELIPAYTEEQVQAFAAALSGWTYASGTGCPTVGRSNPPSYPAPMIGCDANHDSSARRLLRGQMTTAGAGATRHLTEALDNVFADPNLPPFICKQLIQHLVTSNPSPAYVQRVVDAFKSNGNGVRGDLRFVVRKILEDSEARGSTAPSAQQPTYGHLRSPALFVTTAVRWLNGTLDTTGGKDPGAKLSNWSRAMGQFVPRSPSVFSYYPPNAPAPGANGLLGPEFAILDTATVTARANFVHELLYANTAANAGILIDLNTVPSAPTDLVAWLDHNLLHDTMSADLQLVLQNSLADPRAGDTTRKKKLALYLTTLSPEFQIQR; encoded by the coding sequence ATGAAACGACCCATCGCTCTCGCCCTGGCCGTGTGCGCGACCGCTTGCGCACCGGCTGAATCCGCATCCGATACACCCGCCCATGCCCAGCCCGGCCAGAAGGAGCAGGGCGCCGGCACGCTCGCCACCTCCGAGGCGAACGCCATCCGCTTCCTCGAGCAAGCCACGTTCGGCCCGCGCCGCGCCCAGGGCACGGGCCCGTTGCCCATCGACTCGGTGGAACAGGTGGCCGCCGTCGGTATCACCCAGTCCATCACCGCGCAGTTCAATGCCCCGCGCTCGACGTTCGACGCGGAGGCCACGGCGGACCTCAGCTCGCAGTTCTTCTCCAACGCCATCCAGGGAGAGGATCAGCTCCGGCAGCGGGTGGCGTTCGCGCTGAGCCAGATCTTCGTCGTCTCGCAGAACGGCATCCCCAACCCGCAGGGCACGCCCGAGAACGAGCCCCGGCTCGCGATGGCGGGCTATCTCAACCTGCTCTCCCAGCGCGCCTTCGGCAATTTCCGCCAGCTGCTGGAGGCCATCACGCTCGACCCCGCCATGGGCACGTACCTCGACATGGCGAACAACAAGGCGTTCAAGGCGAACGGCCAGCCCGTGCAGCCGAACGAGAACTACGCGCGGGAAATGCTCCAGCTCTTCACGCTCGGGCTCCACCAGCTCAACGAGGACGGCACCGAGAAGAGGGACGCCAACGACGAGCTCATTCCCGCCTACACCGAGGAGCAGGTGCAGGCCTTCGCCGCGGCCCTCTCCGGGTGGACCTATGCCAGCGGCACGGGTTGCCCGACGGTGGGCCGCTCGAACCCGCCCAGCTACCCGGCGCCGATGATTGGCTGTGACGCGAACCACGACTCCAGCGCACGGCGCCTCCTCCGGGGCCAGATGACGACCGCTGGAGCCGGCGCCACGCGGCACCTGACCGAGGCGCTCGACAACGTCTTCGCCGATCCGAACCTCCCGCCGTTCATCTGCAAGCAGCTCATCCAGCACCTCGTCACCAGCAACCCGAGCCCCGCCTACGTCCAGCGCGTGGTGGATGCCTTCAAGAGCAACGGCAACGGCGTGCGAGGCGATCTGCGCTTCGTGGTGCGGAAGATCCTGGAGGACAGCGAGGCGCGCGGCTCGACGGCGCCGTCCGCGCAGCAGCCCACGTACGGGCACCTCCGCTCCCCCGCCCTGTTCGTCACCACCGCCGTCCGGTGGCTGAATGGGACGCTCGACACCACGGGAGGCAAGGACCCGGGCGCGAAGCTCAGCAACTGGAGCCGCGCGATGGGGCAGTTCGTCCCCCGCTCTCCGTCGGTCTTCAGCTACTACCCGCCGAACGCTCCGGCGCCCGGCGCCAACGGCCTGCTCGGGCCCGAGTTCGCCATCCTCGACACCGCGACCGTCACGGCGCGCGCCAACTTCGTGCACGAGCTGCTCTACGCCAACACCGCCGCCAATGCCGGCATCCTCATCGACCTGAACACCGTTCCCTCGGCGCCAACGGACCTGGTGGCTTGGCTGGATCACAACCTGCTCCACGACACGATGTCCGCGGACCTCCAGCTCGTCCTGCAAAACTCCCTGGCGGACCCGCGCGCGGGCGACACGACGCGCAAGAAGAAGCTGGCCCTCTACCTCACGACCCTTTCTCCCGAATTCCAGATCCAGAGGTGA
- a CDS encoding alpha/beta fold hydrolase, with protein MTLRFPAPDRTRQLDLEDGRRLGWSEWGDVHGTPVLFCTGAGMTRSFGFGADALRELSVRLICIDRPGLGGSAPDPDKSLASYARDVVSVLRCEGIVRPAVVGFSQGAPFAVAVAGMNTVSALALVSGQDELAYPPTRRMLHPDVAGLVAAIEADREGFEASFAARVDARGLWSLIIGMSAPEDRVLYNEPAFAAAYQQSLAEGFAQGPGGYVRDLTLAMSRWSTRPEAISVPVSLWYGQRDTSPVHSPDFGATLSSRFPNARLHVLPDEGGSLLWTRSRDILRELVRAS; from the coding sequence ATGACCCTTCGATTCCCAGCGCCAGACCGCACCCGCCAACTCGATCTCGAGGATGGACGGCGCCTGGGCTGGTCCGAGTGGGGGGACGTTCATGGCACGCCGGTGCTCTTCTGCACGGGCGCGGGCATGACCCGTTCCTTCGGTTTCGGCGCGGACGCCCTCCGAGAACTGAGCGTGCGATTGATCTGCATCGATCGCCCGGGGCTCGGCGGGTCGGCGCCGGACCCGGACAAGAGCCTCGCGAGCTACGCGCGGGATGTCGTGTCCGTGCTGCGATGCGAGGGGATTGTGCGACCCGCCGTGGTCGGTTTCTCGCAGGGAGCTCCCTTCGCGGTCGCCGTCGCCGGTATGAACACCGTCTCGGCCCTGGCCCTTGTCTCCGGCCAGGACGAACTCGCGTACCCACCGACGCGGCGGATGCTTCATCCGGACGTCGCTGGACTGGTCGCGGCGATCGAGGCGGATCGGGAGGGGTTCGAGGCCTCGTTCGCGGCACGGGTGGATGCGCGGGGGCTGTGGTCGCTCATCATCGGCATGAGCGCGCCCGAGGATCGGGTCCTCTACAACGAGCCCGCGTTCGCCGCCGCGTACCAGCAGTCCCTGGCCGAGGGATTCGCCCAAGGACCTGGTGGGTATGTCCGTGACCTCACCCTGGCCATGAGCCGCTGGTCGACGCGGCCCGAGGCCATCTCCGTGCCCGTGAGCCTCTGGTACGGACAGCGTGATACGAGCCCTGTTCACTCTCCGGACTTCGGGGCGACCCTGAGTTCACGCTTTCCGAACGCGCGCTTGCATGTGTTGCCGGACGAAGGTGGCTCGCTCTTGTGGACCCGGAGCCGGGACATCCTCCGCGAATTGGTGCGCGCCAGCTAG